From Solidesulfovibrio carbinoliphilus subsp. oakridgensis, the proteins below share one genomic window:
- a CDS encoding transglutaminase family protein, with protein MQYRLTHRTAYAFDRPVFLEPHHIRLVPRGDGSQRLHALDVAIEPEPAGRSLLTDLHGNTVVAAWFGGLADRLVVTTTARGETLRPNPFDYLPDQGADVLPVPLSKAAAASAAPCLAPVRAPHGEAAALADRLVRDGARGPQAFAQALLGWMAGRLATVARPEPGLLSPDAVLARGQGACRDLAVFFLAACRRVGLPARFVSGYHEGEPESGERDLHAWAEAYLPGGGWRGFDPSLGLAVADRHVAVAAAPDPEDAAPVVGAFRGEGNMVGLTHAICLEMS; from the coding sequence GTGCAGTATCGTCTCACGCACCGCACCGCCTACGCCTTCGACCGTCCCGTGTTCCTCGAGCCCCACCACATCCGGCTCGTGCCGCGCGGCGACGGGTCCCAGCGTCTCCACGCCCTGGACGTGGCCATCGAGCCCGAGCCGGCCGGCCGGTCGCTTCTGACCGATCTCCACGGCAACACCGTGGTCGCGGCCTGGTTTGGGGGGCTGGCCGACCGGCTGGTGGTGACGACCACGGCGCGCGGCGAGACGCTGCGGCCAAACCCTTTTGATTATCTTCCCGACCAGGGCGCCGATGTCCTGCCCGTGCCGTTGTCCAAGGCGGCGGCCGCCTCGGCCGCGCCCTGCCTGGCCCCGGTCCGGGCCCCGCACGGCGAAGCCGCCGCCCTGGCCGACCGGCTGGTCCGGGACGGGGCGAGAGGGCCCCAGGCCTTTGCCCAGGCGCTTCTTGGCTGGATGGCCGGCCGGCTGGCCACGGTCGCGCGTCCGGAGCCCGGCCTTCTTTCCCCGGACGCGGTCCTGGCGCGCGGGCAGGGGGCCTGCCGCGATCTGGCGGTCTTTTTCCTGGCCGCCTGCCGGCGCGTCGGCCTGCCGGCCCGGTTCGTCAGCGGCTATCATGAAGGCGAGCCGGAAAGCGGGGAGAGGGACCTGCACGCCTGGGCCGAGGCGTATCTCCCGGGCGGCGGCTGGCGCGGCTTCGATCCGTCGCTCGGCCTGGCCGTGGCCGACCGCCATGTGGCCGTGGCCGCGGCCCCGGACCCCGAGGACGCGGCGCCGGTTGTGGGCGCGTTTCGCGGGGAGGGGAACATGGTCGGTCTTACCCACGCCATATGCCTGGAGATGTCCTGA